In one Dermatophagoides farinae isolate YC_2012a chromosome 4, ASM2471394v1, whole genome shotgun sequence genomic region, the following are encoded:
- the Dhpr gene encoding dihydropteridine reductase, whose protein sequence is MATTVQRRVLVYGGKGALGSVCVEFFRKQNWWVSSIDLHENDQADSNILINANSTSLVDQETDVIQHLTKILGDDKLDAIICVAGGWAGGSAKNKDFIKNSELMIRQSVWSSLMASRLASKFLKDDGLLTLTGAKAALEPTPGMIGYGMAKSAVHHLVSSLAQEKGGLPVNSSVLAILPVTLDTPMNRKFMPNADFSEWTPLTFVADLFVKWTTCPQERPKSGSLVQLLTEKGITTIKLA, encoded by the exons atgGCAACTACTGTTCAACGTCGTGTACTTGTTTATGGTGGTAAAGGTGCCTTAGGTTCTGTTTGtgtggaattttttcgtAAACAAAATTGGTGGGTCAGTTCAATCGATCtacatgaaaatgatcaagccgattcgaatattttaattaatgccaattcaacatcattagTTGATCAGGAAACGGATGTTATACAACATTTGACCAAAATATTGGGTGATGATAAATTGGATGCAATTATTTGTGTTGCCGGTGGTTGGGCTGGTGGTAGTGCCAAAAACAaagattttatcaaaaattccGAATTAATGATACGACAAAGTGTTTGGAGTTCATTAATGGCATCACGATTGGCATCGAAATTTCTTAAAGATGATGGTTTACTTACATTAACCGGTGCTAAAGCTGCTTTAGAACCGACACCAG GAATGATCGGTTATGGTATGGCTAAATCGGCTGTACATCATCTTGTGTCAAGTTTAGCACAGGAAAAAGGTGGCCTTCCTGTCAACAGTTCAGTGTTGGCCATATTACCAGTTACATTGGATACACCgatgaatcgaaaatttaTGCCAAATGCTGATTTCAGTGAATGGACACCATTAACATTTGTCGCTGATTTATTTGTTAAATGGACAACATGTCCACAGGAACGACCAAAATCTGGTTCATTGGTACAATTATTGACTGAAAAAGGAATTACTACCATTAAACTTGCttaa
- the LOC124490930 gene encoding E3 ubiquitin-protein ligase KCMF1 isoform X1, which translates to MSHHQGVTCDTCLKQNFRGKRYKCLICLDYDLCSSCYETRTSFGSHNSNHPMQCILTRSDLDLFFAGENLTNDQPYSFTCPICGRLGFTNATLYEHVNIIHSDNSIQVVCPICATLPNGEPNQVTDDFLSHLNLEHRTNNNNQNRELEEPQTVRTRQRHVRMASNRNRRNTQLFHSTPSGGGNGSSVQTLGVNLSNRNDALDPIAQLLSQLSDVRRVNSAASSSSSSSGQNHFPFERHYDRTSLQRMFRQRRQMPPTHFSTLASSTGGNSDPSSLAIHSNQSLPYVLLDSAVPSPLTTNTSFNPAANSSSSVNTNFLLNSALFSSSLASETDSKKVESLNADRSIFVQELIFTFLSSSVANLQPEQFIRSKSTPPSIQSSVEEICRTTESGQSINNESSMINKINNTSQQPLQMAQQQLQTANSSNQQESNQQPHIISIQQHSDDNVMKTSDQNGHKNDNKMKIETIISVNNNGHNTAPNPPVPPISSNGSRNNESNEINSQQRQKPMPLLMQPTTNGTGVGTASFLGTSPVLPSSTAMNNVNHRLNKVNKVRSSPAIVHHSTGIRHSSLHSTVTGGSVVSHGNLVVSPNGGRRKILRPQPQPTEPPPHYE; encoded by the exons ATGTCTCATCATCAAG GCGTTACTTGTGATACGTGCCTTAAACAGAATTTTCGAGGAAAACGATATAAATGTTTAATCTGTTTGGATTATGATCTTTGTTCATCTTGTTATGAAACACGTACATCATTTGGAAGTCATAATAGTAATCATCCAATGCAATGTATTCTTACCCGAAGTGATTTAG ATTTATTTTTCGCCGGCGAAAATCTAACCAATGATCAACCATATTCATTTACATGTCCAATTTGTGGCCGATTAGGCTTTACTAATGCAACACTTTATGAACATGTAAATATTATTCATAGTGATAATTCAATCCAAGTg GTCTGCCCAATTTGTGCCACATTGCCGAATGGTGAACCGAATCAAGTGACCGATGATTTTCTTAGTCATCTTAATCTGGAACATcgtacaaataataataatcaaaatcgtGAATTG GAAGAGCCTCAAACTGTTCGAACCAGACAGCGTCATGTACGGATGGCTAGCAATCGGAATAGGAGGAATACTCAGTTATTCCATTCTACACCTTCTGGTGGTGGAAACGGTAGTTCAGTACAAACATTGGGTGTTAACCTTAGTAATAGAAACGATGCATTGGATCCAATCGCTCAGCTTCTATCACAATTATCGGATGTTCGACGAGTGAATTCAgctgcatcatcatcgtcttcatCATCTGGACAGAATCATTTTCCTTTCGAACGTCATTATGATCGAACATCATTGCAACGAATGTTTCGTCAACGACGACAGATGCCACCGACACATTTTTCAACGTTAGCATCTTCAACTGGTGGCAATAGTGATCCATCATCGTTGGCCATccattcgaatcaatcattgcCTTATGTATTATTGGATTCAGCTGTACCTAGTCCTTTGACAACAAACACTTCGTTCAATCCTGCAGCCAATTCATCGTCTTCAGTGAACACAAATTTTCTTCTAAATTC tgctttattttcatcatccttGGCGTCGGAAACTGATTCAAAGAAAGTTGAGTCACTTAATGCTGATCGAAGTATATTTGTACAGGAATTGATATTTACTTTCCTGTCATCTTCAGTGGCCAATTTGCAGCCTGAACAATTTATCCGGTCTAAATCTACACCTCCATCGATACAATCTTCTGTCGAAGAAATTTGTCGGACTACAGAATCAGGACAAtccattaataatgaatcatcgatgataaacaaaattaacAACACGAGCCAACAACCATTGCAGATggctcaacaacaattacaaacAGCCAATTCCAGCAACCAACAAGAATCTAATCAACAACCGCATATAATTTCTATTCAACAGCACTCTGATGACAATGTTATGAAAACAAGCGATCAAAATGgtcataaaaatgataacaaaatgaaaattgaaacgaTAATATCcgtgaataataatggtcaCAATACTGCTCCTAATCCTCCTGTACCtccaatttcatcaaatggcAGCAGAAataatgaatcgaatgagaTTAATagtcaacaacgacaaaaaccAATGCCACTTTTGATGCAGCCAACAACCAATGGGACAGGTGTTGGAACAGCTTCATTTCTTGGTACATCACCTGTACTACCATCTTCAACGGCAATGAATAATGTAAATCACCGATTGAACAAAGTAAACAAAGTGAGATCATCACCAgcaattgttcatcattcaactGGTATACGGCATTCGAGCTTGCATTCAACAGTAACTGGTGGTTCTGTAGTTAGCCATGGAAATCTAGTTGTATCACCTAATGGTGGCCGTAGGAAAATTTTACGGCCACAGCCACAACCTACTGAACCACCTCCTCATTATgaataa
- the LOC124490930 gene encoding E3 ubiquitin-protein ligase KCMF1 isoform X2 — MSHHQGVTCDTCLKQNFRGKRYKCLICLDYDLCSSCYETRTSFGSHNSNHPMQCILTRSDLDLFFAGENLTNDQPYSFTCPICGRLGFTNATLYEHVNIIHSDNSIQVVCPICATLPNGEPNQVTDDFLSHLNLEHRTNNNNQNQPQTVRTRQRHVRMASNRNRRNTQLFHSTPSGGGNGSSVQTLGVNLSNRNDALDPIAQLLSQLSDVRRVNSAASSSSSSSGQNHFPFERHYDRTSLQRMFRQRRQMPPTHFSTLASSTGGNSDPSSLAIHSNQSLPYVLLDSAVPSPLTTNTSFNPAANSSSSVNTNFLLNSALFSSSLASETDSKKVESLNADRSIFVQELIFTFLSSSVANLQPEQFIRSKSTPPSIQSSVEEICRTTESGQSINNESSMINKINNTSQQPLQMAQQQLQTANSSNQQESNQQPHIISIQQHSDDNVMKTSDQNGHKNDNKMKIETIISVNNNGHNTAPNPPVPPISSNGSRNNESNEINSQQRQKPMPLLMQPTTNGTGVGTASFLGTSPVLPSSTAMNNVNHRLNKVNKVRSSPAIVHHSTGIRHSSLHSTVTGGSVVSHGNLVVSPNGGRRKILRPQPQPTEPPPHYE; from the exons ATGTCTCATCATCAAG GCGTTACTTGTGATACGTGCCTTAAACAGAATTTTCGAGGAAAACGATATAAATGTTTAATCTGTTTGGATTATGATCTTTGTTCATCTTGTTATGAAACACGTACATCATTTGGAAGTCATAATAGTAATCATCCAATGCAATGTATTCTTACCCGAAGTGATTTAG ATTTATTTTTCGCCGGCGAAAATCTAACCAATGATCAACCATATTCATTTACATGTCCAATTTGTGGCCGATTAGGCTTTACTAATGCAACACTTTATGAACATGTAAATATTATTCATAGTGATAATTCAATCCAAGTg GTCTGCCCAATTTGTGCCACATTGCCGAATGGTGAACCGAATCAAGTGACCGATGATTTTCTTAGTCATCTTAATCTGGAACATcgtacaaataataataatcaaaatc AGCCTCAAACTGTTCGAACCAGACAGCGTCATGTACGGATGGCTAGCAATCGGAATAGGAGGAATACTCAGTTATTCCATTCTACACCTTCTGGTGGTGGAAACGGTAGTTCAGTACAAACATTGGGTGTTAACCTTAGTAATAGAAACGATGCATTGGATCCAATCGCTCAGCTTCTATCACAATTATCGGATGTTCGACGAGTGAATTCAgctgcatcatcatcgtcttcatCATCTGGACAGAATCATTTTCCTTTCGAACGTCATTATGATCGAACATCATTGCAACGAATGTTTCGTCAACGACGACAGATGCCACCGACACATTTTTCAACGTTAGCATCTTCAACTGGTGGCAATAGTGATCCATCATCGTTGGCCATccattcgaatcaatcattgcCTTATGTATTATTGGATTCAGCTGTACCTAGTCCTTTGACAACAAACACTTCGTTCAATCCTGCAGCCAATTCATCGTCTTCAGTGAACACAAATTTTCTTCTAAATTC tgctttattttcatcatccttGGCGTCGGAAACTGATTCAAAGAAAGTTGAGTCACTTAATGCTGATCGAAGTATATTTGTACAGGAATTGATATTTACTTTCCTGTCATCTTCAGTGGCCAATTTGCAGCCTGAACAATTTATCCGGTCTAAATCTACACCTCCATCGATACAATCTTCTGTCGAAGAAATTTGTCGGACTACAGAATCAGGACAAtccattaataatgaatcatcgatgataaacaaaattaacAACACGAGCCAACAACCATTGCAGATggctcaacaacaattacaaacAGCCAATTCCAGCAACCAACAAGAATCTAATCAACAACCGCATATAATTTCTATTCAACAGCACTCTGATGACAATGTTATGAAAACAAGCGATCAAAATGgtcataaaaatgataacaaaatgaaaattgaaacgaTAATATCcgtgaataataatggtcaCAATACTGCTCCTAATCCTCCTGTACCtccaatttcatcaaatggcAGCAGAAataatgaatcgaatgagaTTAATagtcaacaacgacaaaaaccAATGCCACTTTTGATGCAGCCAACAACCAATGGGACAGGTGTTGGAACAGCTTCATTTCTTGGTACATCACCTGTACTACCATCTTCAACGGCAATGAATAATGTAAATCACCGATTGAACAAAGTAAACAAAGTGAGATCATCACCAgcaattgttcatcattcaactGGTATACGGCATTCGAGCTTGCATTCAACAGTAACTGGTGGTTCTGTAGTTAGCCATGGAAATCTAGTTGTATCACCTAATGGTGGCCGTAGGAAAATTTTACGGCCACAGCCACAACCTACTGAACCACCTCCTCATTATgaataa
- the LOC124490932 gene encoding uncharacterized protein LOC124490932, which yields MHCGRHMFQSTTTTIVRNSSTSSLVSGTNNLATLKRIKEKMIRISRQQPTAAAHHHTMRSPQKSSPPLNNGTMDQYVHHHHNGHQNNRFRNKKHDSMQQSNNVNNNNNHKANNNNHHVKFRSSPHHHHQHNQNHHAKSLMINRTSPLKEIQASNSNVKKFYDSLNVDSFHQQHNHNHHSLIDNNKNASTSTMTMKTEMMKNLFAGSKSYVTPSPSDLPKPPQNWMTIVMNNNNNNNKELNDGTINNVVIDDDKNDDRKSPISKQQLASTTKTSIKFEDLIRLKTVDTTTVHSIAGNGVKCGDSKKETKSKQQQQKQPTNPKIMAIFKQQQQPITALANTRLIKQY from the coding sequence ATGCATTGTGGACGACATATGTTTCAatcgacaacgacgacaattgtaagaaattcatcaacatcatcattagtatcAGGAACAAATAACTTGGCTACattgaaaagaataaaagagaaaatgatTCGTATATCAAGACAACAACCAACGGCGGCAGCCCATCATCATACGATGCGTTCAccacaaaaatcatcaccaccgTTGAACAATGGCACTATGGATCAAtatgtccatcatcatcataatggacATCAGAATAATCGATTTCGtaataaaaaacatgattCTATGCAACAATCCAACaatgttaataataacaataatcataaagctaataataataatcatcatgtaaaATTTCGTTCTtcaccacatcatcatcatcaacataatcaaaatcatcatgcCAAGTCCTTGATGATAAATAGAACTTCACCATTGAAAGAGATACAGGCATCAAATtcgaatgtaaaaaaattctatgattcattgaatgtcgatagttttcatcaacaacataatcataatcatcattcattgattgataataataaaaatgcttctacatcaacaatgacaatgaaaacggaaatgatgaaaaatctatTTGCTGGTTCGAAATCCTATGTGACACCATCGCCTTCGGATTTGCCTAAACCACCACAGAATTGGATGACAATtgttatgaataataataataataacaataaggAATTGAATGATGGGACCATTAAcaatgttgttattgatgatgataagaatgaTGATCGTAAATCACCTATTAGCAAACAACAATTAGCATCGACGACAAAAACATCCATTAAATTCGAAGATTTAATTCGATTGAAAACAGTTGATACAACAACAGTACATTCGATTGCTGGAAATGGTGTTAAATGTGGTGATTCAAAGAAGGAAACGAAatctaaacaacaacaacaaaaacagccaacaaatccaaaaataatggccatattcaaacaacagcagcaaccgATAACGGCACTGGCCAATACTAGATTAATCAaacaatattga
- the mEFG1 gene encoding mitochondrial translation elongation factor G 1, with protein MNIRNSAFKLFRYNFLIEQLIIPTRYRHRIVFENDLQKIRNIGISAHIDSGKTTLTERILYYCGRIDTMHEVRGKDNVGAKMDSMELERQRGITIQSAATYVNWQGANINIIDTPGHVDFTVEVERALRVLDGAILVLCGVGGVQSQTLTVTRQMSRYKVPCIAFINKLDRTGANPIRVINQIRKSIGFNAAFMNIPIGLEGNLRGIVDLIEQKSIYYEGSNGEQTRYDCIPKEMETEAKEKRQELIEAISNVDDFLGELYLEERTPTNDELMAAIRRQCIQRKFVPVFTGSALKNKGVQTMLEGVVDFLPDPSEVKNFAFIHKEGEDEQQQQQVEAHKKIQIKPDRDDKNVFIGLAFKLDATKFGQLTYMRVYQGCIRKGDHIYNSRTKKKVKASRLVRMNANEMEDIEEAYAGDICALFGIDCASGDSFVTDRNSNLSMESIHVPEPVISMSIKTMTKDAMDQFSKAIQRFTKEDPTFRCQWNNDSKEMIVSGMGELHLEIYGQRMEREYNCPVVLGKPKVAFRETLLRPVKFNYLHKRQSGGAGQYGCVIGVLEPLPIEQNTKNVFSDETSGPNVPRWFVPAIRKGFDEMCEKGPLIGHKITGIRFRLQDGKHHVVDSNDIAFQLAAQGAMKQSSLTI; from the exons atgaatATTCGAAATTCAGCTTTTAAATTATTTCGTTATAATTTTCTG ATTGAACAATTGATCATTCCGACACGGTATAGACATCGTAttgtatttgaaaatgatctaCAGAAAATTCGTAATATTGGAATATCAGCACATATTGATAGTGGAAAAACAACGTTAACCGAAAGAATACTTTACTATTGTGGCCGTATCGATACAATGCACGAAGTTCGTGGTAAAGATAATGTTGGTGCTAAAATGGATTCAATGGAATTAGAACGACAACGTGGTATAACGATTCAATCGGCTGCTACATATGTTAATTGGCAAGGTGccaatattaatattattgataCACCGGGACATGTGGATTTCACTGTTGAAGTGGAACGTGCTCTTCGAGTACTTGATGGTGCTATACTTGTACTttgtggtgttggtggtgttCAATCACAAACATTAACGGTTACAAGACAGATGAGTCGTTATAAAGTACCATGTATTGCATTCATTAATAAACTTGACCGTACTGGTGCTAATCCAATACGCGTGATTAATCAGATACGAAAATCGATTGGTTTTAATGCAGCATTCATGAATATACCAATTGGATTGGAAGGAAATCTTCGTGGTATTGTCGATTTAATCGAACAGAAATCCATCTATTATGAAGGTTCAAATGGTGAACAGACTCGTTATGATTGTATACCAAAAGAAATGGAAACcgaagcaaaagaaaaacgacaAGAACTAATTGAAGCCAtatcaaatgttgatgattttctcGGTGAACTTTACCTAGAAGAAAGAACaccaacaaatgatgaattaatg GCTGCCATACGACGTCAATGTATACAACGCAAATTTGTTCCTGTATTTACCGGAAGTGCACTGAAAAACAAAGGAGTACAAACAATGCTGGAAggtgttgttgattttctaCCCGATCCATCAGAAGTGAAGAATTTTGCCTTCATACATAAAGAAGGTGAAGatgagcaacaacaacaacaagtggaagcccataaaaaaattcaaataaaaccAGATCGTGATGACAAAAATGTATTTATTGGTTTAGCATTCAAATTGGATGCAACAAAATTTGGTCAATTAACCTATATGCGTGTATATCAAGGCTGTATACGTAAAGGTGATCATATTTATAATtcacgaacgaaaaaaaaggttaaaGCATCACGATTAGTACGAATGAATGCTAATGAAATGGAAGATATTGAAGAAGCATATGCTGGTGATATCTGTGCATTATTCGGTATAGATTGTGCATCCGGTGATTCATTTGTAACCGATAGAAATTCTAATCTATCAATGGAATCGATACATGTTCCTGAACCGGTAATATCGATGTCAATAAAAACTATGACGAAAGATGCAATGGATCAATTCTCAAAAGCTATACAACGATTTACGAAAGAAGATCCAACATTTCGTTGTCAATGGAATAATGATAGTAAAGAAATGATTGTCTCAGGAATGGGGGAATTACATTTAGAAATCTATGGACAACGAATGGAACGTGAATATAATTGCCCGGTTGTGTTGGGAAAACCAAAAGTTGCTTTTCGTGAAACATTACTTCGACCGGttaaatttaattatctTCATAAACGTCAATCTGGTGGTGCCGGTCAATATGGTTGTGTTATTGGTGTCCTAGAACCATTGCCGATAGAACAAAATACGAAGAATGTATTTTCGGATGAAACTTCTGGACCAAATGTACCACGATGGTTTGTACCGGCCATTCGTAAAGGATTCGATGAAATGTGTGAAAAAGGCCCATTGATTGGACATAAAATTACTGGTATTCGATTTCGACTACAGGATGGTAAACATCATGTTGTCGATTCAAATGATATCGCTTTCCAGTTGGCCGCTCAAGGAGCAATGAAACAAAGTTCGTTAACCATatag